A region of uncultured Desulfobacter sp. DNA encodes the following proteins:
- a CDS encoding ATP-binding protein: MSDKPSYEMLEQQIKRLERSIQKARRAELINRTLFYIASDLAACDCLAGLYASIYKRVSCLMDIPNFFIAIYHKDQKAIQYVFRRDEQADQPPEWIYNFLEKPCLTGDVVINKAPLLLDEQQLLDLEAQGRVVGQRPKNWLGIPLMVKNEVLGVMAVKSYTNSVKYNEEHVELLSFVSDTIATAIEKKRAENELSKAKERLARSQKLEAIGTLAGGIAHDFNNTLSVTLGNINLAQMAAVSGPIKEYLDDAEQSVLQAKNLASKFVIFSSSSAVGIKTHIDLSGFITDALAELEQEKNILSRLEIFDLPPVIEADSQALKEALKNVVINASEAMDHKTPATVTARLYAPKKGMIVISVIDQGKGIKSDDLEKIFNPYFSTKPKGGNRGTGLGLSIAWAIVKNHQGNIQIQSTPGQGTCVDIILPIFPKDTPKETITPIEVKPKPKRPARVATRKPLVLFMDDDAMILELAEKILIQLDYEPVLAKSGEEAVEKYRSCLVEGKIIGKVILDLEVKHGMGGEETMEKLRVLNPGIKGIVASGYSNDAVMENYSFFGFSAALSKPFSITALKQALENL; the protein is encoded by the coding sequence ATGAGTGATAAACCCAGTTACGAAATGCTTGAGCAACAGATCAAAAGACTGGAGCGCTCAATCCAAAAAGCCCGCCGGGCAGAGTTGATCAATAGAACGCTGTTTTATATTGCGTCCGACCTGGCCGCCTGCGACTGCCTTGCAGGCCTGTATGCCTCTATCTACAAACGGGTATCATGTCTTATGGATATCCCAAATTTTTTTATCGCCATTTATCACAAGGACCAAAAAGCAATACAGTATGTATTTCGCAGGGACGAGCAGGCTGACCAACCTCCTGAATGGATATACAATTTCCTTGAAAAACCCTGTTTAACAGGTGATGTGGTTATAAACAAAGCACCATTGCTGTTGGATGAACAGCAACTTTTAGACCTTGAAGCCCAAGGCAGGGTCGTGGGACAGCGTCCCAAAAACTGGCTGGGTATTCCATTGATGGTAAAAAACGAAGTGCTTGGTGTAATGGCGGTAAAAAGCTATACCAATTCCGTTAAATACAATGAAGAGCATGTGGAGCTCCTCAGCTTTGTTTCGGACACCATTGCCACGGCCATTGAAAAAAAACGGGCGGAAAACGAGCTCAGTAAAGCCAAAGAACGCCTGGCCCGTTCCCAGAAGCTTGAAGCCATCGGCACATTGGCGGGGGGGATTGCCCATGATTTCAACAACACCCTCTCAGTTACCCTGGGCAATATCAACCTGGCCCAGATGGCAGCGGTAAGCGGACCCATCAAAGAGTATCTGGATGATGCAGAACAATCGGTTCTCCAGGCAAAAAATCTGGCGTCCAAATTCGTTATCTTCTCAAGCAGCAGCGCCGTGGGTATTAAAACCCACATTGACCTTTCGGGATTTATTACCGATGCCCTTGCAGAACTGGAACAGGAAAAAAACATCTTGTCCAGGCTTGAAATATTTGACCTGCCGCCTGTTATTGAAGCAGACAGCCAGGCCCTTAAGGAAGCATTGAAAAACGTTGTAATCAATGCTTCCGAAGCCATGGATCATAAAACCCCGGCAACGGTAACTGCCCGGCTGTATGCCCCCAAAAAAGGCATGATTGTCATATCAGTTATAGACCAGGGCAAAGGAATCAAATCCGATGATCTGGAAAAAATTTTTAATCCCTATTTTTCCACCAAACCCAAAGGAGGCAACCGGGGTACCGGTCTTGGACTCTCCATTGCCTGGGCCATTGTAAAAAACCACCAGGGCAATATCCAGATTCAATCCACCCCGGGCCAGGGCACTTGTGTGGATATCATCCTGCCCATTTTCCCGAAGGATACTCCCAAAGAGACCATTACGCCCATAGAGGTGAAACCTAAACCCAAGAGACCAGCCAGGGTGGCAACCCGAAAACCCCTTGTCCTGTTCATGGATGACGATGCCATGATCCTGGAACTTGCCGAAAAAATTCTCATCCAGCTGGATTACGAGCCTGTCCTTGCAAAATCCGGTGAAGAAGCGGTGGAAAAATACCGCTCCTGTCTTGTGGAAGGCAAAATTATCGGCAAGGTAATCCTGGACCTTGAAGTCAAACATGGCATGGGAGGCGAAGAGACCATGGAAAAGCTGCGGGTCCTGAATCCCGGAATCAAGGGGATTGTAGCCTCGGGCTATTCCAATGATGCGGTCATGGAAAACTATTCTTTTTTTGGTTTTTCTGCAGCCCTGTCCAAACCCTTTTCCATCACGGCCCTGAAACAGGCCCTTGAAAACCTGTAA